Genomic DNA from Panthera leo isolate Ple1 chromosome E3, P.leo_Ple1_pat1.1, whole genome shotgun sequence:
CACCCCTCTGGGCACCTCCGACCCCTAACCCCCGAACCTGCTGGTCACGAGGGGTGGGAACCCAGGCCCAGGCGCCGCCTCCCTGCACTCCAGGTGCGCCTCATCAGCCCAGAAGAACCCCTGAAGCCAGAGGCTGATTTTAACACCTTTTAGTGCTCCTGTAaaaggggaggaaactgaggcaggcaggCGTTTTAGTAGAGCAGGTGGGTGGAACCAGGGTTTAAGCCCAAGCTGACCACCTCTCGCCCCCTGGAGACCTCGTAAAACCGATGACCGACCAGGGTATTTCCCCGTGACCTGCAAGCAGCTGTGGGGCCGGAGCAGGTCCTCCGCGGGGCAGGGctccgcccaccccccccaccccccccccccggccccggaACCTGCGACGTGGGGGCCTGAGCCCTGCGGAGTGGTGGGGGAGCTCACGAAGCCCCGGGTGCTGCAGGGGCCGCTGAAACACGGGCCACTACCTGAGAAATCAGTATTATTGCATAACGGCTTTTCCGCCAGTTCTTCTGGCTTTGGCTTCTGTTCTGAGCCTTCGCCCCAAGGCCAGGTGCGGCGGCCAGGAGCCGTCCCGAGAATTCCCCTCAGCGCCGGCGTGCTCGCAgaggcctcagtctccccctccGCCGAATGGGCTCTGGGCCCGGGCTCCCAGCTGCTGCCGGGAGGCCGCAGCGgcggggggagtgggggcggcgtccggcccccgccccccgccccccagcccgcAGGTGCGCCGACGCCCCCTGCCGCCGGCAGAGACCCGCgcaccccggccccgccccggccccgccccgcgggcTCATTTACATGCGGCCGCGGCCCCGCCCGGGGCGGCTAAAGCGACGTGTCCTTGTCCCCCGTGGGCAGCCCTAGCGCGTGCAGCCGCGGATCTCCAGGTAACTAGGGGTGGGGGATCCCGGCGGGACTGAGGGGAGAGGACCCAGGGGCGGGAccggttgggggtgggggcgggaatcctgggttggggggggggcatccacGCGGTGGGACTGGGGGCTGTGGCAGGCTCTGACCACTGTCGACCTCTGACCGCAGACAGCTGCCTCATGTCCACAGCGGTTCTGGCCCCAGTGTCTTCCCTGCATGTGTGACATCCGGCGGTCAGTGTGGTGGCTGGAGTGGGTGCCTGTCCATGAGGGCAGATGCAGCAGCCACAGGCAGACGACCAGCTAGAGTCCTGCCACATCTCCTGATCCACCTGCTCTGAGAAAAGTGTTAAAGGCCACCCAAACTCTGGAGGCATTCAGGGGGCAGTGAGGCTCCGGGGGCCAGAGAAAGGTCCAGGGATCAGTGCATGTggagttgggggggcgggggcgggacaCCAGATAAAGTCTGAGGGGTCGCCATGAGGTCAAacgggaatgggggaggggtcgGCTCAGGGCTCCATGGGTGAATGGGAAGAACCCTGGGGTCACGGTGCCCCAAGTGGTCAGCTGCCATTGGGCAGTGAGGGGGCTGCCCGGGACGGCTGCCCTGAGTGTGCACTGGGCGTCCTAAGCGCCCACCAGCCTGCCGTGTGACCACAGGGTGGCCTGTGTTCTGGATTTCAGCTCCAAGGGCCTGCCttagaaccgccccccccccccccgggacaaGCAGCGTGGAGCCATGAAGACCAAGAACCGGCCCCCCAGGCGCCGGGTGCCAGCGCAGGACCCAGAGGCCGCCGCAGGGGAACGGACCCCTGACGGGCCCCAGCAGGGTTCGGGGCTGGAGCTGGCCAAGGGTCTGCGGAGCAGGACGGTGCGGGCACAGGGGGCGCGGGCCGAGGGTGGGCGCAGGCGGCCGGGGGCCTCGGGGCCTGGTGGCCGGCGGGAGAACAGCGTCCAGCGGCGGCTGGAGAGCAATGAGCGAGAGCGGCAGCGTATGCACAAGCTGAACAACGCCTTCCAGGCGCTGCGAGAGGTCATCCCGCACGTTCGAGCCGACAAGAAGCTCTCCAAGATCGAGACGCTCACTCTGGCCAAGAACTACATCAAGTCGCTGACCTCCACCATCCTGACCATGTCCAGCGGCCGCCTCCCGGGCCTGGACGGCCCGGGCCCCAAGCTCTACCAGCAttatcagcagcagcagcagcaggcggCGGCTGGGGGTGCACTGGGCGCCACCGAGCCCCAGCCCGAAGGCCACCTGCAGAGGTACTCCACGCAGATCCACAGCTTCCGGGAGGGCTCCTAGCGCCTGGCCTGGGGTCCGCGGCCTGGCCCGGCCCTGCTGCCTCTGCGCCGAGAGCCCCAGATTGGCGGGGACACCCCACGTGGACGTGGCCCCAGCGGCTCCATTTTCCCTGAACGCTCAGCTGCCTCCCTGGGGCATGGCCTGGTCCCCAGGGGACAAGACCAGTTGAGTGGCCTGCTTGAGGCCCTGGCTCTGGGCAGCAGGAGGCCCGAACCTTGACCTGAGTCCCAGGACCTGCTTTTTAATTGACCAGGCTGCAGTTGACAGCCCTTTGTAACTAAATTCTCTCCGGTCCCAACTCCTTCCTGAGgcaaaggtgggggggagggagggagattccAGGAAAAGGTCCATGTGGGTAAGTTTCCACAGTTCCTGCTGAGGCCCCAGGCCCAGGAACAGTCCTCCTCCGACCTGCAGTGTGGCCTCTTCGTtcagggtaaactgaggcacagagcaagcAAAGGCCACGGCCACGGAGTGTGGCTAAGCCGAGATGATTGAAGCATGTAGTTCAGCGTGTGTCAGGTAGAAACTCTCAAAACCCCACAAATCCTAATCCGATTACCTCAAATTAATTCTAAAGGGACCTTGGCAGGAAGAAGGACTGggatcttttccttcctcctcctgggtGGGGCTCCTGACTGTGGAGGGTCAGGCCCCAGGGACTGCAGCCCAGCTCTCAGGGGCTTACAGACAGGTCTGGGAGAACGGCCGGGCTCTCCCTCCCTCGGCGTTTGCTGCTCGTGGTCGCATTTGTCACTGCTGTGGTCGTGTCACTGGCAGAGGGCGGTTGACAAAAACTGCAGGGTGTTCTCAGGTCCTGGCTGGAGTTGGGAGCCTGCAGGGCTCTCTGGGGGAGGGATCCTGGGGTGGCAggagctcccctcccccgcctagTGCTGCTCCTTAAAGGCGGGCCTGGGCAGTTTggcaggtcccccccccccactccccacagtcCCGGGCCAAGCTTCCTTCTGTGGCACTTCTGGCCCGACAGGCTTTGGCGTCTCTCCTCCCTCATCCCTGTGCCCACGGCCAATATGGGGAGGGGACGAGCAACCTTGGCTGCCACGGGCAGGAACCCCAGTGACAAAGGCTGTGGTGAGGGTAGAGCTGGTCTGACATAGGAGGCCAGACCTCGCAGCCAGAGCTGTCCCGGAGGCCCTCAGGGGGCCGAGCTGCATGGGGGCAGGGccacctcacccctccccaccccaccccagccctgggggtCCTGGCCCCAGCCGCTTAATCCCCTCCCTGGCTTGGTGTCAGCATCAAGGACAGCAGGCAGCAGCCCTCAGAACAGCCATTTGGGGCTTTGGTCCTGACTTTCCAGATCAGGCCCCGTGCCAGGCCCCCTGGGAGGCCTGGTCCAATGCCAGCCCCACCGCCCCAGCCATCCCGCAGCACCGTCAGGTGAGGACCCCCGGTACTCCTGGCCTGCCCCTGAGAGGTGGCTGCTCTGGAAGGTCAGTGGTCAGGACACCCCACCGACTGGAGCCGAGGTTGAGGACCACTTCGAGATCGGAACGGACGGGTCCCACACTCCCTGTGGGTGGTCTGCAAACCTTGTGGTTCTTATTCCGGCAGAGCCGAGGCCAGAGCAGGGGCTCCATGCACCCCTGAACTTGCTGAATGAACCAACAGACTGAGCCGAAAGCACAGGGAGGGGTGCCCCGTGGACACTCCGGGGGACTATGCCCGATGACCAAGGGTGGTGGAGGGGCTCTGTGTGGGTCACCCCCTAGCAGATGAGAGCCTTCAGGGCTCCATCTGTCCCAAACTGGCACCTGCATCCCCTCTGCTTCCCAGGGGGTGACCTGGGCCCAGATGTCTAGTCCTTCTTCCCCTGTGGCCACGTCACAAAGGACCCTTAAAGGTTCCAGTTGCATTTTGGGGTGTTAAATATGGCGGGCAGGTGGAGGAAGGTTCTGGTGATAGGCTAGTGAGGCCTGCTGCTGAGTCTGCTCCCTTGACCTTGTCTGGGACCCCAAGCCCAGTGAGACCCTTCTGCCCGGGGAGGGCGCCCAAAGCCAGCAACCCACTGGCCCCGAGCCCTGCCAGCTGGCCTGCACCCAGGCCTCGCATCCGCCTGCAGAACAGACCTGCATGAGCTCTGGAGGCTGAGATCTCCGCAGACTGGAGCTGAGAAACCAGAACTGTGACTTCTCTGTGTGGGAAACCCTGCCTGGAACTGAGTGGCCAGTGCCCCCGCTGTGATTGTGGTGAAAATGTTCCTTAAATGACCCAAATTTGCTTTGATTTCTCCTAATGGTCCCCTTCAAAGTACTAATGAAACCAATGTTGTgtcctaaaacaaaaaacaaaagaaagatttcaCCCCCTTGACTGCTAACTTTTGCCCCAGGccggatgggggagaggggactgCATTTTGATCACAACGtagcaataaaaaaatagcatGCGTTTACACTCTGGTGTGAGTTTTTATTGAATAAAGAGCATCCAAGGAATCAGGATGGTTCGGTGGGACGAGCAGGTAGCCAGTGGGCACTCAGCAGGACGCAGTCGCCCTGGGGCAAGGGCAAGGTGAAAGCAGCTGCAGACAGCGGAGGGCAGGTCAGCAGATCGCTGCTTGCTGCTGTAGAAGAAATCCACCAGGCCCATCCGCAACCAGATGGTGACGTGTAAACAGACAGGACCACGTCCCCCAGCCCACGCTCACACCTCCTGGTCCCACATGCAGAATTCACCGCAACGCAGAGACCATCAGCTCCCTCCAgggcccctgggggaggggacctcAGCCGAGACCTCCTCCAAGTCAGCCTTTGGGTGACAACGCCCTGCGTGGCCAAATGGGATCCGACGCACAGCTGGCCCCTCCTGATGGAATCCCAGGGAAGGCTGGCGTCGGTTCTGTTCCCAAACCAGCAGAGGTGGGCTTGGGCTTCTAACGGCCTCCAGGCAAGCAGCAGCAAAGCTGGTTTTTATTCAAGGAGCTTTCCTACTGGCCTGGCCGGGAAGACTCTTGCCCTGGGGTGCGGGTTCAGGGCTGCGGCCTGCACACCCCATGTCCCTGCGGCCCCTGTGATCAGACACAAAGGGGGCCGCCCCCAAAGCCAGCGGGGGAAAGGCTGGCTGAGGGCAGATGCCCACAGTTCTCTGCACGTGGACAGCTTCCCCCGTGCATGCCAAGGCGCCTGTGCCCACCCAGGAAAAagatgcccctccccagccttcaCTCGCAAGCTGTCAACTCTTGCTGAACTTTTGAACTTAAACCATGAGTCCGGCTCTGAGAAAAGATGACAGAATGGGGCAAAGTAGCCGCAAGACCCATAAGCCATTTTCTTGGGGCGAGGGGCAGTGCCCCTGTGCTGTCTGGGGACACCCAGGGCCTCATGGGTTCAGCTTCCctggaaggctccaggctctaggttCCCTTTCTGGAAagacaggaggcagaggggagagggacaggccTGAGAGGCAGGGATGAAGGGGCCCCCACTCCACTCCATGGCCCTCCTCGCAGACAGGGACACCGAGGGAGCGTCCATAAAGCTTCACATTTCTGGGCTGGTTCAGCCAGCGCCTCCGAGGTGGCTGTGACCTCGGGCCAGCTTCCCTCAAGGATCCACATCCAAGAGCGGCTCAGACGGGAAGGCTCACTTATCATCCTTGATCCTTCACACCTGCATGAAGCCTCCTTCCAGGTGAGAGGAGACAACCTCAGCAGCGGACCAGGCCGGGGGCCTCCTGCGGGACGCCGGCCACCCCCGAGGGTGCGCCGGGGAGGCCCCGCTCCCCACTGCATTCGGCAGCTCTCTCCTGGGACCTGCCCCTGAGGGCTCTGGTGGCATTGGCCCGGACGGAGATGTGATCCCAGCCCCCCTGGAAGGAGAGAGCCTCGTCACCCATGCTGCCGGGGGCCCAGGGGAGAGCCCAGGAGATCAAGGACCCCGGAGGGGCTGTGTCTGGGGCCTCCCACCAGCCCCGGCGCCAGGTTCCAGCGCACACAGTGTGACCACGCAGCCCCAGGCCAGCCTTGCTCACCCCAATGCCGTAGTCCCAGCCTTGCCCCTTGGGCTCTCGAGGCTGCACCCCTGTGCGATGACATACGGTCCCCCGGCTCAGGCTATGGCTCCCCTGGACCTTGTTGGCGATAACCCAGACCTGGAACGCAGACCCGTTGAAGCCCGGCCCCCAGCTCCAGTGGGACTGTGGGGATGGCAACAGGGAGAGCAGAGCAAGGACCCGGAGCACCCCAAATCCGCCCTGGGCctcgccacccccaccccaggcacccagACCTGGTCCAGGGGCCCCACGGACACTTGGCGCACGTTGTTGGACACATGCTCCCAGCTGGAGCCCTGCGGGTAGCTGGGCGTCACCCCCTGGCGATACCACAGGTTTCCTGGGGAGAGAAGGGCCCAGAACGTCGGAACGGGGCCGGAGACGGAGGGGGCCGGACCACACTTCCGGGTGCTTCTGCGTCCCCAGAGAGAAAGCAGCTCAGGCCGGAGCCGGCTCTGCCCTCTCCACGCTGCCCTCCACCTGAGCCGCACGATCGTCCTGCTGTGCCGGGCTGGCACCATCGCGCTGTCTCTACGCATGAGAAACTGAGGACAAGGAATTCTttaaacaaatacagagaacagggcCTGGGCACAAAGCCCTGGTTCCAGTCCTGACTCTGCCCTCTCTTCACCTTGCTTTGCGACAACAGCCGCAGAGCAGAAAAAGGAACTGGCGAGATCCCTGCCCGAGGTGGCACAGGTAGGTGACCTCCGCCGGCCCCGAGCTGCCCGTGGGACTCCCGCGTGGCAGGCCCGAGTGGTACCCTCTAGGAGACGCTCCCAGCAGCCACGCGGCATTGCCTGGCCTCGGCCCCGCGCCCTCTGCTAAGGCCCAGGCAGCCCTGACCAGCCTGCATGGCTCGCGAGCCGGACTCATTCGGAGGCTGATCTCAGGCTGATGGCCCCTCGTGGTGGCTTAGCGAGGTCTTATGTCAGGGACCCGGGGCTGGTGAGGGTCTCATCCCACTGCGGTAGCTCAGGGAACCCCTAATCTCCCCGGGTGGTCACTGAGGATCAGAAACAACTTGCCGTTTTCATCCAAGGCATACACTGACGTCTGCCCCACTGACACCTGCTTCAGTCTCTGCTTGGGGGGGGACGGGATGTGGTACCAGCAGTCACCTGCAGCGAGTGCGAGGTCGGACTCAGGATGTAGCTGGGAGACTCCGATCCTGCCCACGAGCTCGTAGACCGTGTGACCCCACCCCCTGCGGCTCACAGGGTCAAGGCAGGTGTGGCTGGCCTCCATCCCCAGGCCAGCCAGGTCACACACGTGTGATGGGCCTGGCGTGAGCTGAGGGCCAATAGAGCGAGCCCCCAGCATCCCACTCCACCCAGGGCCCTCGGAGCCTGTGGCGGCTTCCAGACCGTGGGGTCCAAGGGGCCCATCTCAGAGTAGGGACACCAAGGAGCCCAGCCTGGCATGTGGTGGCCAGCCCATCCCGGGGCCACCACGCACAACCACCACACATGCCCCCTGTCCTCGTGTGGACGGCAGCAACGTGCAGGCCGCCACCCCTCTGTAGGACCGCCTCAGGGCCAGCCTCCTCCATGCCAGACACTGTCTAGACAGCCAGCCAAGAGCAAGCCAGCCTGGCCTGCGCTCCCAGAGGGTCCCCTGAGTAGTTCCCTGTGCAGGGGGATGCAGGGCTATCCTGAAGGGCAGGATGCGTAAAGGGCCCACAACCAGCAATGGCCGGGGAAGGGGGCTGAGGCTGGTGAAGGGCAGCTGTGAGGGACTGTCCCACCCCCTGGGCGAGAGTCCCCATctgtcctgggaggagggggcatgGCCTCTGGTCACAGTCCTGGCTTGGCCCCCGTGCCTGGTCCCCAGGCAGCAGTCAGTTGAACTGAACGTTAGGGGACCCATCTTCCTTCCCCCAGAATCGCAAGCACATGCGGCTTCACCCCGACCAAACCCTGGCCGCCTCTCGTCCCCACGCACAACCGGTGGGGATCATTCTAGGGGGACAGCACTCACCGGCCGGCTGGGCAGGGGACACGGAGCCCCGGTAGAAGGCGGAGCCATCCCTGGCCACGGCCCACACCTGGTGGCAGGCCCCGATGGAGACAGAAGTGAAAGGCTGGTCAGTGCCCACGTGCAGCCAGGAGGAGCCCTGGAGATGGGAGCCAGAGGGGACACTGAGGGCTGCCCGGGCCtaacctctgcccctccccctgcccaaggTCCCAGGTGAACTGGCAGCTCCTCAGGCCAACCTCAGCCTCAGCTCCCACTGCCCAGGGAACCTAGTGACCCCTAGGGCCACATCCTGGGGCCGCCGGTCCCCAGGACTGTCCTGGGCCGGCCCCTGGAGGCCTGAGCCCAGCCGGACTTTGGTCCAGAGTTCTATTTTGCGAAGAATCTGCCAGAACCCCCAGAAGGGCCCAAGGGCTGGCAGGTGAGGCAGGGTGCTCACCGCGGGGTTGAGCTCAGACACACCCAGACGACACAGCACATCCCCCTTGTCACTGATGGCCCAGAGGGCGATGCTGTGCCCACTTCTGTTGGCGCCTGGGCTCTCCGGGATGATGGACACATCCGCAAGGGCAAGAGGGGCCACCTCCAGCCAAGGCCCACTGGTCACCAGCTTGCACTTTCTGCAGTGGGAGACGTCAGAGCCCCGGGTCTGATGCTGCAGGAAGCTCCCCTTCTGCCCACCCGGCCTCTCGGGCCCCTGAGGGGAGGGCCGCGACCACCCCCAGGGCCCCCCACATGGGCACCCCTTTCCGCTGGGCAGGAATGAGGGGCCTGGAgaggccccgccccaccctgccctgcccccagccaggccTCCCATCCCAGACCTGCCTGTCCTGCTGGGAGCAGAATCTGCCAGTGACATTTCTCTTGTTTGTTCTTGAAAACAAACTCTTCAGAAACCAGAGAGCAGTTGGGAGCCCAAGGGCATTTCCTGGGCTGACATTTACtttgattctgtttccctcccaccctctctctccctggcgGCGGCTTTTCTTCCAAGGGGACTGGTGAGGGGAGGACCTGTAGGCAGGGACGAGGCCACGCCTCCCAGTTACCACTTTACCTAGCCCAGCACCTTCTCCTCACAAAATCCTTCATGGTTTTGTACCCGTGGTACGagctggaagaggaagaagcCCAAATCAAGACCACGTTGTGCAAGTTTCCAGAAAGTGACAATACCGCGCACACACACGTTCTTTTTCCGCCTATTAAAGGGCAGAGCCTGTGAGCCACGGCGTGAGCTCAACAGGCAGCAGGTATCACAGGACACGAGGCTGATCCGTCAGACGCCTCCAGCTCGGCTGGGGTCTCCGGGGTTCAGGTCTCCCTGGGGTCAAGGTCCACGGGCCAGGATGTGGCAGCTGCCGGACCAGGGGGCTCTGAGTCCTCCTCACCACTGGGCCCACCAGAGCCCTTCTGGGGAACAGACGAGCTGAGGCCAAGAGGAGGGTCAGTCCGGGAGGCTCAGATGTGGCTGGAGGGGATGCCTGCGCGTTCGCCTGCCCCTGATGCCTGCCTGGTCGGCCCCGAGCCTGGTCCCGCTCAGAAGCCCTGGCTTGGGCTCCCACCGCTCCGCCTTCCACTTGGATGTGACTTGTGCACCGCAAAGGGCCTGCCGCCCACCAGTGCCACGTACCCACCGGCCACCaggccccccccccacgcccccacttTGCAGACTTGTCATCCACATCTCCCTTTGCCTCTCAGGACCGCACTGGCCTCACTCCACCCTTTGTTCAAGCTGCCCCTTCACCCGATACCTTCCTCCTGCCGCCCCCACCCATCACCGGGTCCCTGGCTGGCCCTCCCGGAACAGACGAGCTGGGGGCTTAGGGAGCCAGGACGGCCCTCCCTGAGTCTATCTGCTGAACCAAGTGACCGGCCCCAAACCCTGCTGGCAGCTGAGGGGGGCATCCAGGGGTCTGCTCCTCGGCCACGCCCTGGGGCTTGTGGGGGGCCGGAGTGACCCAGGACAGCAGGGCAGGGGTGCTGCGTGGCAGAGAGACGCTTACGCAGGGAAGTCACTGGCATACTGCCAGCCCTCCTGGTCGGTGCCTCCAGGAACGCTGAAGTCCACAGCCCAGTCAGAAACCTGCGGGGAGAGGCGGGTCAGCACAGGCGGCCCCcggccctggccccggccccggccccggccccggcccggagCTCACCC
This window encodes:
- the BHLHA15 gene encoding class A basic helix-loop-helix protein 15, with the translated sequence MKTKNRPPRRRVPAQDPEAAAGERTPDGPQQGSGLELAKGLRSRTVRAQGARAEGGRRRPGASGPGGRRENSVQRRLESNERERQRMHKLNNAFQALREVIPHVRADKKLSKIETLTLAKNYIKSLTSTILTMSSGRLPGLDGPGPKLYQHYQQQQQQAAAGGALGATEPQPEGHLQRYSTQIHSFREGS